The proteins below come from a single Geobacillus thermoleovorans genomic window:
- a CDS encoding protein-glutamine gamma-glutamyltransferase, with protein sequence MIRVLSPINFDVSSSFSLPASEQRILDALVSSPKLYTYANKHQLRFEIALRDRIVRAAGELAKSRARFAIFRFSRCNSDFWTRDERGGFRLRPDVTASEAIQDIFVHSERYAFECATAIVIVFYKAVLDVIDPAAFNRLFADLLLYDWHTDRDLGIQTKKDEHFLPGDCLYFKNPEFDPLTPQWQGENAIYLGDGFFYGHGIGIQTKEGIIAALNRKRKRGATKSAYLLPDITQVDFAYLSQFARGFDEFRLPIRRSSFIFGTLGSAAFLHR encoded by the coding sequence TTGATTCGCGTGTTATCACCAATCAACTTTGACGTTTCTAGTTCGTTTTCGCTTCCGGCCAGCGAACAACGAATCTTAGATGCCCTTGTTTCCTCGCCTAAGTTGTATACGTATGCAAATAAACACCAGCTTCGATTTGAAATCGCCTTGCGCGACCGCATTGTTCGGGCGGCGGGCGAGTTGGCGAAAAGCCGGGCGCGGTTTGCCATTTTCCGTTTTTCGCGCTGCAACAGCGATTTTTGGACGCGGGACGAGCGCGGCGGCTTCCGTCTTCGCCCAGATGTCACGGCTTCCGAAGCGATTCAGGACATTTTTGTCCATAGCGAGCGATACGCGTTTGAATGCGCGACCGCGATCGTCATCGTGTTTTACAAGGCCGTGCTTGACGTAATCGATCCAGCGGCATTCAACCGGCTGTTTGCGGATTTGCTGCTGTATGACTGGCATACCGACCGGGATCTTGGCATTCAAACAAAAAAAGATGAACACTTTCTCCCCGGAGATTGCCTCTATTTTAAAAACCCGGAATTCGATCCGTTGACGCCGCAATGGCAAGGGGAAAATGCCATTTACTTAGGCGACGGCTTCTTTTACGGGCATGGCATCGGCATTCAAACAAAGGAGGGCATCATCGCCGCGCTCAATCGAAAACGAAAGCGGGGAGCCACGAAATCCGCTTACCTGCTTCCCGATATCACGCAAGTCGATTTCGCTTATTTGTCCCAATTCGCCCGCGGCTTCGATGAATTCCGCCTGCCGATCCGCCGCTCTTCCTTTATCTTTGGAACGCTAGGGTCCGCTGCGTTCTTGCACCGTTAG
- a CDS encoding DMT family transporter, whose product MKPPSTAKAYAALFIGALAVSTSAIFVKWSQAPSAVIAFYRLFLAVAIMTPLFLRHRSELRGVSRRDWLFSLCSGVLLAFHFILWFESLDYTSVASSVVLVTLQPLFAFAGGALFFRERLTVGAVGSAVLAIIGSILISWGDFRVSGEALYGDGLALLACAFVTAYWLFGQEVRQRLSLMTYTYIVYSISAAVLWLYAMLFRLSLTAYQLTDWLCFLALAVIPTLLGHSVMNWAVKWVSASTVSMAILFEPIGASALAYWLFGEPIRPFQWIGGIFILTGIALYLWEKNEKGPLTVQERSGP is encoded by the coding sequence ATGAAGCCGCCAAGCACAGCAAAGGCTTATGCCGCTCTATTCATCGGTGCGCTTGCCGTGTCAACATCGGCCATTTTCGTCAAATGGTCGCAGGCGCCGTCCGCGGTGATCGCCTTTTATCGGCTCTTTTTGGCCGTCGCCATCATGACGCCGTTGTTCCTCCGGCATCGAAGCGAACTCCGAGGCGTCTCCCGGCGCGATTGGCTGTTTTCGCTTTGTTCTGGGGTTTTGCTTGCCTTTCATTTTATCCTTTGGTTTGAATCGCTCGACTATACATCCGTCGCCAGTTCGGTCGTGCTTGTGACGCTGCAGCCGCTGTTTGCCTTCGCAGGCGGCGCGTTGTTTTTCCGCGAACGGTTGACCGTCGGCGCGGTCGGGAGCGCGGTGTTGGCCATTATCGGCAGCATCCTCATCAGCTGGGGAGACTTCCGCGTCAGCGGGGAAGCGCTGTACGGCGATGGATTGGCGCTGCTTGCGTGCGCGTTTGTCACGGCGTATTGGCTGTTCGGCCAAGAGGTGCGACAACGGTTGTCATTGATGACGTATACCTATATCGTCTATAGCATCAGCGCGGCGGTGTTGTGGCTGTACGCGATGCTGTTTCGCCTTTCGCTGACGGCGTATCAGCTGACGGATTGGCTTTGTTTTCTCGCCCTCGCCGTCATTCCAACGCTGCTCGGCCATTCGGTGATGAACTGGGCGGTCAAATGGGTCAGCGCCTCGACGGTGTCGATGGCGATTTTATTTGAACCGATCGGCGCTTCCGCCTTGGCCTACTGGCTGTTTGGCGAACCGATCCGTCCGTTTCAATGGATCGGCGGTATTTTTATTTTAACAGGAATCGCCCTGTATTTGTGGGAGAAAAACGAAAAAGGTCCGCTAACGGTGCAAGAACGCAGCGGACCCTAG
- a CDS encoding MgtC/SapB family protein, with the protein MMFDPFLKLGISAILGLIIGLERELKRKPVGLKTCLVISISSCLLTIVSIESAYVFPLKDHITMDPLRLAAQIVSGVGFLGAGVILRRGNDSITGLTTAAIIWGAAGIGVAVGAGFYWESAFGVALLIVSVELIPFLINFFGPKQLREKEVLLQITVADAKNITKVIDHLKQQDINIKTMRIKDVEENEHLLKLRAVIDQKRSTAELYYVIRSIDDVVHVDIESG; encoded by the coding sequence ATGATGTTTGATCCGTTCCTCAAACTAGGGATTTCCGCCATTCTCGGGCTGATCATTGGGCTGGAACGGGAATTGAAGCGAAAACCGGTCGGTTTGAAAACGTGTCTTGTGATTTCCATTTCCAGCTGCTTGCTTACAATCGTTTCGATCGAATCGGCGTACGTCTTTCCGCTCAAAGACCATATTACGATGGACCCGCTTCGACTGGCGGCGCAAATTGTGTCCGGGGTCGGTTTTTTAGGAGCAGGCGTCATTTTGCGCCGCGGCAACGACAGCATCACCGGGCTGACGACCGCCGCGATCATTTGGGGGGCGGCAGGGATTGGAGTAGCGGTCGGCGCAGGCTTCTATTGGGAATCGGCGTTCGGCGTCGCGCTTCTCATTGTCAGTGTGGAACTCATTCCGTTTTTGATCAATTTTTTTGGACCAAAGCAGCTGCGCGAAAAAGAGGTGCTGTTGCAAATCACCGTGGCGGACGCCAAAAACATTACAAAGGTCATCGACCATTTAAAACAACAGGACATCAACATTAAAACGATGCGCATTAAAGACGTTGAAGAGAATGAACATTTGCTGAAACTAAGAGCCGTCATTGACCAAAAGCGCTCGACCGCCGAACTTTACTACGTCATCCGCTCCATTGACGATGTCGTGCACGTTGATATTGAAAGCGGGTGA